One segment of Saprospiraceae bacterium DNA contains the following:
- a CDS encoding polysaccharide biosynthesis/export family protein, producing MTNHTPTPLAAALVVAFIALMSSCGSVKHREMLMLQDIQAQLSAIDTFPALKIQTDDILNIHVTSKSEEAIRAFQSQQIQSFAGSGETALGVLEGYRVDEGGYIYMPYLGKIKATGKTVFQLRQEIQSDLVSFFADATVQIRFQNFRVTMIGEFTRPNTYTIPNEHLNILEAVGMAGDFTPYARRNNVLVIRERNQVREFGRINTQDTSLFNSPYFYLRPNDVVYVEPLKAKEFATQGDFWSRYANAMFPIVSLVTFVLGIAITR from the coding sequence ATGACGAATCATACACCTACCCCACTCGCGGCGGCCTTGGTCGTCGCTTTTATTGCCCTGATGAGCAGCTGTGGCAGCGTCAAACACCGCGAAATGCTCATGTTGCAAGACATCCAAGCACAGCTGAGCGCCATCGACACATTCCCAGCCCTTAAAATCCAAACGGACGACATCCTGAACATCCACGTCACCAGCAAATCCGAAGAAGCGATTAGGGCTTTTCAATCTCAACAGATTCAATCCTTTGCAGGCTCTGGCGAAACCGCGCTGGGTGTTTTGGAAGGCTATCGAGTGGACGAGGGTGGCTATATCTATATGCCTTATCTGGGCAAGATAAAAGCTACTGGCAAGACGGTTTTCCAGCTGCGGCAAGAAATCCAGAGCGACTTGGTTTCGTTTTTCGCCGACGCTACCGTGCAAATACGCTTTCAGAATTTCCGCGTCACGATGATTGGCGAATTCACCCGACCCAACACCTACACCATACCCAACGAACACCTCAACATTCTCGAAGCCGTCGGTATGGCGGGCGACTTCACCCCTTACGCTCGCCGCAACAACGTCCTCGTCATCCGCGAACGCAATCAAGTGCGCGAATTCGGACGCATCAACACGCAGGACACATCCCTTTTCAACTCTCCCTATTTTTATCTCCGCCCCAACGACGTGGTGTATGTGGAGCCGCTGAAAGCCAAAGAGTTCGCCACACAAGGCGACTTTTGGTCGAGATACGCCAACGCCATGTTCCCAATAGTCTCATTGGTGACCTTCGTGCTGGGCATTGCGATTACTAGATAA